In Candidatus Thiodictyon syntrophicum, the sequence GCGGCCCCGGGGTCGGGCTCCGGCGCGGCCTGGGCAGCGCCGAGCGCGAGTGAGATGCACAGGGCGAGCAGAGTCGGTTGGCGAGTCATCGCGGGCTCCCTTCGGTTGCGCCGATACGCGGCTCCCCGGGATAGGAATCCAGGAAGACCACGACCGGACGATAGTTCTTGAACTCGACGCGCAGGGCATAGGTGCGTGAGGTGTTGACCGGCTTGGCGGCCGGTCCGCTGGTGACGTGGGTGCCGGTGATATAGATCGTGCCGCTCGCCGGATCGCGACTGATGGCCCGGGGCTCGAAGGCCAGACTGACCTTTTCCCGGCGAATCTCGGCGACCTGGGCGTCCAGGACCCGCAGCACGTCGACCCGCAGGGCGGGTGACAGCAGGGGTTCCAGGGCCTTGATCAGGAACTCGGCGTTGCTGGGGGTGACGTTTCCGAGCAACTCGGCGACGAAGAGGGCCCAGGCTTCCCGGACCTCCTGACTGGCCGAGGAGCGGGCCACCGAGACTTCCGCTTCCAGGACCGGCGGCACCAACACCACGGTGCGATCGGTCTGGTTGATCGTTACCGCCAACACGCAGTTGACGCCGATCAGCAGCAGGATGATGATCCGATTGACCCGATTCTCCAGCGTCAACCCGGCCCAGGTAGCGAGAAATCGCTGAAGGTTCATGGTAGCCACCGCCGACAGAACGGATTGGGGGTGGTACGCCCACGCAGCGGCAGCAGGCCGTACCAATAGAGGAAGTGCAGGGCGTGCCCGTCGGGGCGCCGCTCGCGGTACTTGGAATACAGGCGCACCAGGAGGACGCCCAGGATGATCAGTTTGAACATCGTGCTGGGACTGCCGGTGAAGATCCCGATGACCAGACACAGCACGATCGGGACGAGATCATCAACGCGCCACAGCAGGATCAGCGGTGGATCGTCGATGTACTTGGGGATTTCGGTTGGGTCAGCCATGGGCGCAGTGTGCTGCCCAGCAGGCGGGGACCGTGAGAGCCGAAAGTTCCGATTCTTGGGGGGAATGCGGGAAACGCCGTCGGCCCAAGACCGGGAACGCCCGCACCGAGCGCTCGCGTCGGTTCAGGGTACACGCCGAGACGCACCCGTAAGAACTAAGTCTTACTCTGACGCGCGTGTTTTCCCACCGTTCCCATTGGCCGTGCTTTCACTTCACCTTGAGCAGGCTCCAAACGAAATCCAATCCGCTGCCGACGTAATCGCCGTCGCCAAGCTCGATGACAAAAGTGATGCTCGGAGCTTCTGCCGCCGGTGGTGTTGATGGGACCCAAGCTGCCAAAGCCTGCAGCGTCTGAGACGGGACTTTCAGTTTCTTCCAACGCCATTCGCCCCTGACCCGACCATCTATCCATCCGCCTGCCAGTCGGCTGACTGGCTCCGATATCCATTTGACCCGGAAACTCAGATCGCCCGCATCGGTATCAGATGCTTCATTCGGTTCAGGTATGAGTATTACCAGGGCGTAAGGAATCTCGCGCCTAGCGCAGAATTGGGCCTTGCAGATCTCCCCAAAGCTCCAATAAATGCTTTTCTTCGTCATCAACTTGACCTCGATGTGAAGAATCTCCAGTCCGGCCGCAAAGATTACTAAATCCGTCTCGCCGAAATCGTCTCGGTGATGCAGCTTGATCTCGAAAGCCCCCCCGATTAGCTCGTCTAAGCGAGCGTGAAGCCAAGCCTCTGCTTTCTGACCCTGCTGCTGCGGTTCTTGTCCGCGATGCCGAGAAGGCGATGGAGCTTGCGGCGCATCGCAAACCGCTGGTATAGGTACTGGCGTTGCGTCTGTTTCAGGGTCAGCCACTGGGGCCGTCCGTGGCGTTTGGGTCGGTGAGCTTCGGTGGGTTGCCGTCCACGATGTCGGTTGGTGGTGTAGCTCACTCGATGCTTTCGGCAGCGTCGTCGGGAGATGCTCGTCGCGGTCGATTGCGGGTCGCGATGGGGCCTTCGGCGGCTGCGCGTCCACCGGAGTTTCGGTGTTCGCATCCGCCCTCAGTTCAAGATTAGTGACAGTGACAACTTGGGGAAGCGGGGGTTGACTGGGCAACGGCTCCGCTTCGGGCGAAATCGGGCCTTCCTGATCCCATCGTTGCAATTCGTCGGGCGCAATGCCTTTGATCCGAAGGAATTCTATGCCAGCTTCCGGCGACTTCGCTGCTTCCACTGCCTGTAAGAGCCTGACGATCCCGTCTTCGACTAGCTTGTCGAGTTTCGACTTTTGGTTGAGTCCTTCTGCCACATGATCCCACAGCCCAGCTCCCTCCCCGGCACCGACATGCAGGATGTCGCCCACCCAGAGAAACGGCTGATCGATGCATCCCAAGGTCCCGCCCACTGTCAGGGCGACGTTAACCTGAAGCGGGCGGTGTGCTCGAATCTCCCGCGGCCATCCATCCCGAAGCCGCGCAGCCGCAGTCGGCCCCCCGGCGTGGTCAAACCAGGCGAGGACCAGCGAACGGACGCACTCGCACCACCGCAACCGTTCTTGGGCCGACCCGCAAGGTCGATGCTCAGCAACGTCAAGCCGCACCAAGGCACTGACTGCACGATCCTCACGCCCGAACATCTGCAATAATCGTCGCCCGTCCCTGACGCTGGCGAGCAATAGTCTGTGACCCGCCATCAAGAGCGCGGACCTGAATCCCTCAAAGCGAGGCTCATCGAGAATCGTCAGCTCGGATAGTGGAGAAAACACCAAGGTTTCGTCCGCGGCCACGCAAGGCAGCCGAGTATCGCGTGACCAACCATCGGCCTTGGCTTCCAACCGACTCAGGGCGCCCAAGAAACCATGAAGTTCATTGATCGGCGGCTCCCCAAACGGCCAACCAGCCAGCATGGAAAGCCAACCGCGCCACTGGTCAAGCGAGTAATCGTTCACACTGGCTCTTGCGCCGAAATCCAGCGCGAATGCCTCTAAGTCGCGCGTATCACTGGGATCACAGCCGGCAAGGCTAGGCCGGGGAAGCCATTTCAGCCAAGCACCGTGACTGCCGCTGCCGATTAGGAGGTCGCACAGGGCTGCGCTGCCATCCGGGAAGAGCGGCGATGGCTCCACCGAAAACAGCCGCGAGTTCTTGATCTGCCAGGCGATGAAACTATCCGCCGGTGTCGACTCGAATTGATTGATCTTCTTGATCTTCGCGCCATTCGGCCCGCGCCGACCAACGATAATCTTTCGTCGGGAAAGATGCGCCTTCAACTCCCAAAGCTCGCGTAGCGCTCTTAACCCAGCGGCGATCCCCTCAAGCCCGCCGATGAACTCTTCAAGCCCCTCGATGGCCCAAGCGTCGACCAAAGGCCAGCGCCCAACGGTGCCAGTTGCGACGCCTTGATTGCTTTTCTGAAGCGCCAGGCGACCGACCGTACTCCAGTAGCTGGGCCACCCAGCCAATCCCGAAAACTCGTTAGGCGGCGCATCAAGCGAAGCATAATCTTTCGGCCAGGTCCCATAGTCGTTGCTGTCATCAAGGTGCCTACGCCATTTCGGGGTCCAAGATACCCCAATGAACCGCAGCACGGGAGCAATGTTTTTGCCATACGGTAGCTGTTCCGGAGGGCCGAGGAGAAAGCGCTGACTATCCGAGCGGGCCACAAAGTTCTCGGCCCAAGGGTTATCCCAATCGGCACCTGCATAGACCCTATCTGCCGGCTGCCAACCATCGTGTCGGGTCGGCACCCAAATATGTTGGCCAAGCTGCTTCCGCAGTAGACTCTCGTGAACGTCGCTTGTCTCGTTGGCTTCACAGCCGAGCGAATGCAGGGCAAGCAACAGCTCGTTGCCTCGCTCAAGCCACCAATGTGAGTTTTCTTCCACTGCAGGAATAACTGCGTGCTTCAGCAGTTCATCGCGCCCATGCCCATGCAACTGACCCAGTCGAACGTCACGGGAAACCTGCGTATCCCAGAGCTTTCTCTTCTTAAGAGACGCTTGAAAGTCTGTTTCGAGCCAGTCGGCGCGGATAAAATTCGGCAGCGTTGGTTTATCTGCTCGCGGTTCAAAGAATGCACCACTATCGAGCCCCGAATCGGCCAAAGCACGATACGCTCCGTCAGCAACGCGCCAGATGGTCAACCGATGAGCGAGATTAATGAAGGACTTCTTCTCGCGCTCTACATCCTTCCATTCGTAGCGAGGCCAACAAATTTCCTGGTAGGTTTGCGCGAGAGTATCATGGGCGTTGCCCGCAATCTCGGGCGAGGTCGGCTGCCATCCCAGCAATGCCCTGATGTGCTCTCGCGGCGTCAGAGTGCTTGCGCCCAGATCGCACAAAATCGTGCTCGTGTCGCCGTTACACCAGTGCGGATGCGGCAACCCTGTTATCTCTGCCGCCAACGGGTTCGTCTCAAGCAGATTGCCGAGCCCGTGGTGCCATAGCTTCAGGTCTCGCGGAGCCGTTACCGACCCGGCAATCGTGCGGACAAATGCCGTCGACTTGACCTCATGGACAAGCCGCTGTTGCAGTTCTGCTTCGACAACATTACTCTCTCCACTGGAGTTGCTGGGACGCGGCGCAAGATAATACAGAGCGCCTGGACCGTACTGGGAGACCAGGCCGGGTATTAGTCTCTCCCGCAGCAGTTCGGACAACGCATTGATTAGTGTGCGCTGGTAGCTCAGATCGTCCTCGGCGAGGCGGCTGCGATCGGCTTTGAGCAGGAAGGTCCCATGCACGGCGATGGCCGGGAATGGTGAAAGACAATCGGTCGCAAAAAAGTTGGCAACCCGTGCGGCGCTTTCAGCGTCGTCGCCATCGACCTGATAGGCGAACCCAATCTCGGCGAGCCCGACCTCGTCAGACTTGGTGGGCCTCACTGAATCCGGCAGCAGGCGTCGAATCACCTGATAATGGGCGACCGGATGGCCGTCTTTGTTGATGTACAACTGATAACACCGAGTATTATCCGAGCTGCTCCGGTGCTCGCGGCGATCAAGCCGCCAATCGGTCAGAAGTCCGTCGAGGCTAACCTTGATTCGGCTCAGTTTGTCCAAGAAGAGCCATTGCCGGGGATCAATGTTCGCCAGTGCCTCTTGGACCTCCGTGAGCTTAAGCTTATCCGGCAGCAGCCTGAAGCGAAAGATCGTGGACCAACCTTCGGACACCAATACTTGAATCTGTGCATCCGACTGCGTATCCGGCTCTGGCGACAACGGGACCTGGAGCAGAGGCATGCGGTCATCGGGCCAAGGACCATCCTCTTCGATCTTGTCAACACCCGCTTTGCCGATCTTCTGGCGGATCTTTGTCGCGGCCTCTGTTCGATCGAAACGGGCGGCAATCCGTCCCGAGAAAAGCTCGATTCGGTCGGTCCAGTTCAATACCGACTTGAAGCCGGTACCTTTGCTGCCGATCATGCGCCGTGGGCGCTCGCGGTCCATGTGCGCCTGCTTTCCACTGTAGTTCAGCGTACACAGGGCACGGAATCCGCGATCAGTGAACGGCGCGCCCTCGTTCGCGACGATCAGCTCTCGGTCAACAAGCCGGATGAAAAAGCCGCCCTGCCGCTCGCCGTCGGAGAGTGCATCTTCCACATTTTGCAAGAGCTCAAGAATCGTGCGCTTTGCGTATTCGCGGCGTTCCTCGTTCTCGCGATTGCCATCGCTGCAAATCTGGATCGGCTTCGCCCGATAGGCGTTGAGTGTTTCCTCGCGCGTCTCGGTGACGACGTCTGGGGGACTGGGCTGGTCGGGACTCATGGTTGCTGGAACCGAGTCACGCCAGACCGCGGTCGGCCGGGGCTGGTGCCTGCCATGCTCAACCTGCGGGGTCCTGGGACTTGGCCGATGCCGGCAGCCGCAACAACCGTTCGCTGCGCCAGACACGAACGATGCGCACCCGCAACGGGTCCCGGCGATAGACAATCCGGAAGGGCGGATGGATCAGCTCGCGCAGAAAGGCTTGGTCAAACTCCGGAACGACCCGCCCGATGTCGGGGTGGTCGGCGAGAACCTCCACGCGTTCGAATATCTCGGCGACGAGCCGGTCGCCGACCTCCGGTACCCCTTCTTCGGCGTACCATTCCTGGATACCTGCCAAGTCGCTGAGGGCGGACTCGGCGAAGCTGACCCTAGCGACGCTCATGCCCCTAGGCCAAGCCGAATCTGGCCTTGGCCTCGGCGAGGGAGACCTCGCGGCCAGCGTCCAAATCGGCCAATCCCACGACCACCGCGCGCATGAAGGCGCGCTCCTCCGCGGCGTGCTCGTAATCGGCCACGGACTGCATAACGGCGACCCCGCGCCCTCTGCTGGTAAGCAGCACGGGCCGATGGGCCTCGGCAGCATGTTTGACCACTCGACCAGGATTGACCTTGAGGTCCGTTAACGGGACTACGTCTTCGGAGAATTTCACGCTCATGGGCGCCTGCCTCTGGGCTTGCTTGGTGCGGACAGTAGCACCTGTTAAGTGGTCTGCCAACATCGCTGACAACGGGAAGCGAGCCAAAGGAAGAAATTCTTAAGGGGACCGCAGTGATAGCCGCTTCCTCGGGGGTCTCACGCCAGATCCGAGACCTTGACCGTTGCGCGTGACGCCGGGACATACATGCGTGGAGTCCGGTATGGGGTGACTTGCGGTCTCTGACCGAGAAACCGCGGACGGCGGCTCCGGGTCGTGAGTGGTCTTCCGCCTGAGGGCCGCTGAATTGATCCGGTCCTGACGGGCCACCGTCCCGGCGCCACTCGTGATCCTCAGCGAACCGAGCACCGAAGCACCTCACCAACATCCGCAGCACCAGGTATGCCGGTGACTTACAAACGCTTCTGGCTGTTTGCAAGCACAAGCCCCAAAAGCACGGCGACGACGACCACCCCGACCGGCACGCCCGTCGCCGGTAGCGGGATGGGAGCAACCAACAGCATCAAGGTCCCGATCAGTATCCAAAGCAGCGCCCGCACCGCCCAGAAATGAATCAGCGGACTGGCATAAGAAAAGCCGTGCTGCCGGATACGCCGCCGTAACCACGCATCGTACGCGGCGGCCACGCCCAGGATCAGGCTGAACGGCCACCAGAAGAGCAGGACCGCCAGGCGCTGACAGGCCTGCCCGAGCGACCACCACACCACCTGCACCCGCCCCGCGAGCCAGGGCCAGACCGGGCTGTCCGCCAATTTCTCCAACCCCGCCCCGGCCATCCGCTGATCGGGGACCAGAACGTGGTAACTCCACGCCTCCAAGCCGGTGCGGACGAAACACGCCCGATACCAGCGCACGGCGCGGTCGAGGATGACGTCGGCCTGCGCCGGTCCCACGGCGTCCACCAGCGACGTCAGTTCTTTGGCGCTGACCTGGCGCGTCCAGTCGGTCGGCACCAGGGCGGCGAACAGGATGAACTCCATGACGAAGAGCAGCAGGCCCGCGGCGAGGGTCCAGAGCCAGATGCCCTTGCCGTCGGTGCCCTCATGGGAGTCGTCAAGCATCCTGGGACCCGGTCACCGACGCCAGGTCGCGGCCAGTCGATGGCAGGACGGCACGTAGCCGACGGCCCAGGATGCGCCGTTGGTCGGCCGTCATGACCTGCGCCAGCACCGCATGCTCGGACGCGGCGAGCGCCCCCATGAGCGCCTCGAAGAAGGCCGCAAAGCGCTCGCGATCGGGCACCCCGGCCTTCTTCGCGGCTTTGTGGGAGTTGATCGCGGCCACGGCGATGGTTTGCAGGCGGGCGTAGCGGGCTTCATCGGTGGGATACCCCGCCCAGAGTCCCAGTGCAAGGCGTTCGAGTAGCCCGCGGCTGTCCGGCCAGTCGATCTCGACCTGGGTCAGGGCCTCGCGCTGGGAGCGTTTCAGGGCCGCGTTCAGGTATCTTTTTCCCATAGCATGTTCCATTTGGTTCGGTAGCGTCGCGGCGTCGGGGGCGTCCGGCTCAGCCGCACCGTCGTCCGCGGTGGACGCGCTGGCGGCTGATGGCCCAAGGGGTCCGGCTGACCGCTCAGGAGGAACGGCCAGCAGCGCCGTGGGGCGCGGGTCGCCACCTGGCCCAGTGGCCGGCATCGTGACTGCCGCCTCGGCCGCACCGCGCAGCGCACCCAGGATCGGCAATCGACCCTTGACGATCCGCCCTCCCGAGAGCTTCGCGATGTACTCGAAGTTCGGGAGCTGCCCAAGCCAGGCCGGGCTGAACAACTCCACCTCCTCCTCGACCACGCGCTCGCCGGTGTTGCCGGTATAGAGCACCGGGTTGCTGGCATCGGTGGTGCTGCCATGCGAGCGCATGATGCTGACCACGCGGGTCTTCGGCAGGCTTTCGGCCACGTATTCCTGGGTCTCGGCATCGAGCACGCGCAACGCCACCAGATTGTTGATGTTGCCCAGTACCTGCCGGGCCTTGGCCTCGCTGCCGGTGCGGGCGGCGAAGTCGGCGAAGGTCTGGGCAGCGATCACCAGGCGCAGACCGGCACCACGGCCTTTGTTCAAGAGTTGGATGAAGGGGTCGTTCACCACTTCGGCCGACTCGTCGATGAACACGTTCACCGGACGCGGGCGCCCCTGGTGGTTGTAACGATCACCGGCCACCGCGGCCAGGTCGGCGATGAGGATCGAGCCGATGGCCGACCCGACCATGGTGTCCGACAGCGAGTCCAGACCGACGTAGAGCACTTCGTCGGCGTCGATCACGTCGGCCAAGTTGGTCAGGCGCCGCGGATCAGCCGCCTCGCCCGCGGCCGGTGACAACAGACCCTCCAGGTCCCCGGACGTGAGCATGCTCAGGATCGGCATCAGGCTCGCGACCATCTTGGAGAAGTGCACTTGCTCGCGTTCGTAGAGTCCGAGCAGCCCTTCCAGCACAGTCGAGGGATGGTCGCTGCTGACCCGCTCGCGGTAGTAGCGCACCAGCGCCTTGACCCGGGCAGTTGCATCGCGGGCACGGGCCAGGAGGGTCGCCGCTTCGGTCTCCCAGTCGGGGCGATAGGCGGCGAAGTGCCGCCTCAGCGCCCGTTCAACCAGAGCCTCGGCACCACCTTCCAGGTAGTGGCGCAAACTGACCAGACTCGGTCGCTCCTCGACCGCAAGCAGGCCTTGGACCACATTGCTCAGGGCCATTTGCCCGAAGCTCTTGAAGGGATCGTTGCCGGTCTCCGATGGGATCAGGGCCGCCACCCGGCTCGCCAGTTCGGTGGCACGGTTAAAGCTGTGCAAGGGGTCGATACGCACCGATTCGGCGGGAAAGGCCGGATGGAAATGCACGAAGCGCTCCGGGGTGCCGGCCAGGACGCACGCGCGCTGCGCCGTGTCGCGCAGGTCGCGGTCGCCTTTGGGGTCGATGATCAAGACCGCCTCACCACGCAGTACGGCTTGGGTGACCAGGAGGTCGAAGGTGCGGGTTTTGCCGGCGCCCGTGACCCCGACGATGAGCATGTGCCCGTCGGTATGCGACAGCGGGATACGCAGGTCCTGATCGCGTCCCCCCAAACCGTGCAGCCAGGTCGCACCCATGCGCTGCGGATCGCGCGGGGCAAACAACTCCGGTCCTGCCCGCATGAGGTCCAAGGCGCGTTGCGTGTGGATGGGGAGCCAGTCGAAGCCCCAGCCCAGCCACAGGTCCCCGGACCAGGACGGCAGGCGGGCCGCGAAGTCCTCCGGGGCGATGCACCCCAGCGAGTGTCCGCGCAGCCATTCGTGCTGGCTGGCGATCCGCACCGCACCCCGGACCCAGGTCAGCGCCATGGCGAGCGCCAGCCACGCGAGCCAGTGAAAGGCCCCCGTCGGCAGGCCCCACAGACCCGCGGTGACCGCGGCGACCACGGCCACGACGACCCACAGGATGAGCGCCCGGCGTTCATAGTTGGGGCGCCAGGGGTCGGCATCGGCCGCGGTCATGCGGCGGCGACCGCCGCTCCGCCGTCAGGGGTCATCCGGCAACCGGGCCGGTGCATCAGCGCCAGTTTCAGCGATTGCGGCTTGAGTCCTGCCGCCTGCGCCGCGGCGGCAATGTCCGCGGGCGTCACCACGACCAGGGCGCCCGGCCCGGTCGCACCCGCGGCCGCATGTGCCGCACGGACCTGGGCGATCAAGGCAGTGGCGACTGCGCTCGGGCTCTGTCCGGCCGTCGGCGCCGGACTGGAGGGGGTTGATTCAGGCGCGGTCGCCGTCGGTGTGGAACCGTGGGCGTCTTGAACGGGACCGGCGAGGGCCGACGGTGGCGGATTGCCCTGGATGGCCACAGCCAGCGTCCGGGGCGTACAGAGGTCCAACGCTCCGGCCGGCAGCAAGGCCGCGAAATAGCCGCTCGCTTCGACGTTGAGGGCGACCCCGTGGACCTCGTCACTCATCCGCACGTGCTGGTAGGGCTTCAGGATGTCGACCGCGAGCAGCGCGTCGTCCCACAGGGCCGCCACCTGGACCTCCACGGCGGGGCCAAACCCGTCCAGGCCAGCGGGCGTGCGGACCCAAATCTGATGGCCGGGTTGCTCCGGGAGGTACAGCACGGCCGCGGGCGCGCGCGCGCCGGTGCGGATCGCCGCCGCCAGGGCCAGCAGCAGACGCGCCCCCGTGCCGGGGCGTCGCGCCTGGAACCACGCCGTGGCCGCCGTACGGGGATCGGGGGCCCCCTGGGTGGCCGCGCCGGGGGCAGTTGGTGCCGCCGCCTGGGTCGTCATCGGCCGCGGCTGGCGCAACCGCTCCGCCGCCTGCTCAATGGGGGACAGGACCCGTCCTGTGCTGACCGGGAGCGGCAGCGCGGGAACCGCCGCAGGCCGTCCCTGGTCGGCGGCGGACGGTGGCGAAGCTTCCGCGCCAGCGACGGGCGGGAGGATGTCGGGCACGTCCAGGCGATCCGCCACGTCGTCCACCTCGTCGTCGTCCCACTCCAGCCCCAGACGCCTGGCTTCATCCCGGCGGGCGGCGTCATCCTCGGCCGCCGCTGCACGGTCCATCAGTACCGGGCGCGACCCCCCCTGCGGCGTACCGACCGGGTACCCCAGGACCTGGCCCGGGGTCGGGACCACGGCCCGCACCACGGCCTCGCCAACCAGGCCGACCGGGGCCGGCGCCGGCCCGGACAGCAGATGGTGCGGCGACGACAGGCGCAGCAGGGTCAGCGTGACCGGCTTGCCGTCGCGCGCCAGCGGGGCTGGCGCCAAGCGCCAGTAACGGCGCACCCCGTCGCCCTCCGTGGGGGGAAGCGCATACCGCCGCTCGATCAGCAGGTCCGCCAGCGTATCCGGGTGCCGCGGAATACCCGGGACGCGATCGGCAGCGAGCAGTTGGACGACTTCATCGCCCCCCTGGGGCCAGACCACGTAGAGACTGTCACCCAGCATCCACAGGCGCGCGCCCGGGGTGTTGATTTGCCAGGTACCGGCGCGCACCAGCCGCGCCATGGCGTCGAGCAGGTAGCGCTCAATCGGCACCCCCAGTGCGGTCGCCTGGGGGTCAATGCGGTTGGTCTTCAGATCCCGCTCGACCGAAGCGCGGTCGGCGTTGCTGACCAGTTGGGTCAGCGTCGCCTGCTCGTTCACCCCGGCCACCGCGTCGATCATGGCGTTGCCGATCTCCGGGTCCGCCGCGAACAACATCCTGAACACAT encodes:
- the mobH gene encoding MobH family relaxase; its protein translation is MNIFDFLHRRPAQPVPTVAPVVAPALIAPPDIPRYPPFLQGLPVVASAQLLATQAELVGKLRYGIGCTPTFFQTQVRPVVDRFAAFVHLLPASEAHHHRGAGGLLHHSLEVAFWAGQASAGKVFAMDREPAVRRVHEPLWRLAAALAGLCHDLGKPISDLSVTNRDGTLTWSPMHETIADWAARHGLDSYYLHWRERRHNRHQSVGMFAVERVLGPDVFRMLFAADPEIGNAMIDAVAGVNEQATLTQLVSNADRASVERDLKTNRIDPQATALGVPIERYLLDAMARLVRAGTWQINTPGARLWMLGDSLYVVWPQGGDEVVQLLAADRVPGIPRHPDTLADLLIERRYALPPTEGDGVRRYWRLAPAPLARDGKPVTLTLLRLSSPHHLLSGPAPAPVGLVGEAVVRAVVPTPGQVLGYPVGTPQGGSRPVLMDRAAAAEDDAARRDEARRLGLEWDDDEVDDVADRLDVPDILPPVAGAEASPPSAADQGRPAAVPALPLPVSTGRVLSPIEQAAERLRQPRPMTTQAAAPTAPGAATQGAPDPRTAATAWFQARRPGTGARLLLALAAAIRTGARAPAAVLYLPEQPGHQIWVRTPAGLDGFGPAVEVQVAALWDDALLAVDILKPYQHVRMSDEVHGVALNVEASGYFAALLPAGALDLCTPRTLAVAIQGNPPPSALAGPVQDAHGSTPTATAPESTPSSPAPTAGQSPSAVATALIAQVRAAHAAAGATGPGALVVVTPADIAAAAQAAGLKPQSLKLALMHRPGCRMTPDGGAAVAAA